Genomic DNA from Desulfovibrio porci:
ACATCCTCGAACGGCTGCGCGCGGCCCGGCAAAGCTCCCTGCATCTGGACGAGCTGCATATCGTGGGCGGTTGTCATCCCAAGTTGCGGCTGGCCTGGTTCGAGGACGTGCTGCGCACCGTGCGCGGGCTGTATCCCGATCTGCCGCTCAAGGCTTTCACGCCCGTGGAAATCGAGCATTTCGCCAGGCTGGAGGGCATCAGCAGCCAGGAAGTGCTCCAGCGTCTCCAGGCCGCCGGTCTAGTGATGATGCCCGGCGGCGGCGCGGAAATCTTCGACGAAAAACTGCGCCCGCAAATCTGCCCGCACAAGGCCGACGCCGCAGCCTGGCTGCGCATTTCCGGCGAGGCGCACGCTCTGGGCATCAAGACCAATTGCACCATGCTGTTCGGCCATCTGGAAAATTACGCCCAGCGCGTGGACCATCTCTGTCGCCTGCGTGAACAGCAGGACAAGAGCGGCGGATTCACCTGCTTCATCCCCCTGCCCTTCCTCACCGAAAACAGCCGCCTCAAGCTGCCCGAAGAACGGCTCGGCCCCCAGAGCGGTCTGGACCGGCTGCGCACCGTGGCCGTGTCCCGGCTGATGCTGGACAATATCCCCCACATCAAGGCCTACTGGATCATGATGGGCCCCAAGCTGGCCCAGACCGCGCTCTGGTATGGGGCCGACGACCTGGACGGCACCATTGTGGAGGAACGCATCGGACATATGGCCGGGGCCGAATCCTCCCAGGGCATGACCATCACGGAACTGGAAAACATGATCCGCCAGTCCGGCTTCAGGCCGGTACGGCGCAACGCCGTTTTTGAAACCATGCCGCCGGACGCCCCCGGCGAACGCAAGCCCGCGGAGGCGCGTCCATGAATTTCGCTCCCGCCCACAGCCCGTTTGAGGAAAGCGCGCCCGAATTCGCGGACGTGCGCGAAGCTGCCGCGCTGGCCGCCGCCGGGCAGCGCCTGGACCGCGCCGCCGCCGAAACCCTGTACTACAAAGCCGGCCTGCACACCCTGGCCGCCCTAGCCCACGCCATGCGCCTGCGCCTGCACCCCGAGCCGGTGGTGACCTACGTGGGCGACCGCAATATCAACTATTCCAACGTCTGCGTCTGCGGCTGCCGCTTCTGCGCCTTTTTCCGCCCGCCGGACAGCGGCGAGGGCTACGTCATCAGCCGCGAGGAGATGGCCCAAAAGGTAGAGGAAACCCTGCGCCTGGGCGGCACCCAGATCCTGCTTCAGGGCGGTCACCATCCGGACCTGCCCCTGGAATGGTATGAGGATCTGCTGCGCTGGCTGCGCGAAACCTGGCCCGAGCTGCACATCCACGCCTTTTCGCCGCCGGAAATCTTTTTCTGGTCCGAAAAATTCGGCCTGCCCGTGCCCGAGGTGCTCCGCCGCCTCAGGGAGGCCGGACTGCATTCCCTGCCCGGCGGCGGCGCGGAAATCCTGCACAACGAGGTACGGGCGCGGGTTTCGCCCAATAAATGCACGGCGGACCAGTGGCTGATGGTCATGGAAGAAGCCCACAAGCTGGGCATGCGCACCACGGCCACCATGATGTTCGGCCAT
This window encodes:
- the mqnE gene encoding aminofutalosine synthase MqnE translates to MFDAPYYAALGLSSIHEKVLSGRRLSFDDGLALFNCPDITAVGALALHARRRLHGDAAFYVVNRQINYTNVCVNGCTFCAFRRDEDEEPGAFRLSKEDILERLRAARQSSLHLDELHIVGGCHPKLRLAWFEDVLRTVRGLYPDLPLKAFTPVEIEHFARLEGISSQEVLQRLQAAGLVMMPGGGAEIFDEKLRPQICPHKADAAAWLRISGEAHALGIKTNCTMLFGHLENYAQRVDHLCRLREQQDKSGGFTCFIPLPFLTENSRLKLPEERLGPQSGLDRLRTVAVSRLMLDNIPHIKAYWIMMGPKLAQTALWYGADDLDGTIVEERIGHMAGAESSQGMTITELENMIRQSGFRPVRRNAVFETMPPDAPGERKPAEARP
- the mqnC gene encoding cyclic dehypoxanthinyl futalosine synthase, giving the protein MNFAPAHSPFEESAPEFADVREAAALAAAGQRLDRAAAETLYYKAGLHTLAALAHAMRLRLHPEPVVTYVGDRNINYSNVCVCGCRFCAFFRPPDSGEGYVISREEMAQKVEETLRLGGTQILLQGGHHPDLPLEWYEDLLRWLRETWPELHIHAFSPPEIFFWSEKFGLPVPEVLRRLREAGLHSLPGGGAEILHNEVRARVSPNKCTADQWLMVMEEAHKLGMRTTATMMFGHEEEPSHRLDHLFAVRAVQDRTHGFTAFIPWTFQPAHTRIHCASLPAPAYLRLLAVSRLVLDNVPNIQSSWVTMGPQVAQLALFYGANDFGSLMIEENVVAAAGVSYHLSRREIHKIIRAAGFTPVQRTMNYTPVQPQPEE